Sequence from the Candidatus Eisenbacteria bacterium genome:
AGCGCCCCGGGTTTCACGCCTCGACCGCGGCGGCGGTGCGCGGGGGTCTGAGGGGAGCGGCGCGCCTCGCGGCTTCGTTCGGGGACGTTCAGCGCGCGCGCGCCTGGTCGGCGGTGGGGGATCAGGTGGGGCGCGCCCTGACGCGCGAGCTCTACCGCCCGGAGTGGGGGCGCTTCGCCCGCTCGCTCGTCAGGGAGGGGCGTTCGCTTCGGCCCGACCCGACGATCGACGCATCGCTCCTTTGGGTCGGACTTCTCGACGGAGTGGAGGCCGAGGATTCCAAGGTTCGTGCCACCGTGGAGGCGACGCGCGGCGCGCTCTGGGTGCGGACGGGCGTCGGCGGGATCGCCCGATACGAGCGCGATCCGCTAGGATCGGTGGGAACGGATCTGGCCGAGGTGCCTGGGAACCCATCGATCGCAGCCACGCTATGGATGGCGCAGCACTCGATCCGTACGGCGCAGCGGCCTCAGGACCTCGATGCCGCGCGAACGCTCCTCCTCTGGTGCTCGGCGCGCGCGGAAGGATGGGGGGCGTTGCCCGAGCAGCTCCACCCGTACCGAGGCGAGACGACGTCCGCGTCGCCCTCGATGGCGGCGCACGCGTGGCTCGTCAGCACCGTCGTGGATTACGTGGAGCGCCTGCGGGGCCTCAAACGGTGTGGGCACTGCGGCGCGCCCGCGCCCGCCCGCCAGGAGCGACGGATCGATGCGTCCCTGGAGCCGAGCGCTCCGGGAGTGGTCAGTCGATCGTAGATGAAGCGCTTACTTCCAGGTCTCGTCGCTGACGCGGAGCGATAGCGCGAAGCGGAGGAAGGTTTCGCGCGCGCCCAGCTCGTCCTGGTTCCCGCGCCTCCCTCCCTCCAAGCTGAAGTCGAAGGAGCCGCCCCTGTCCGGGGTCAAAAGCCCCGAGCCGATCGAGACGGCCCACTCGTCCACGGGAGCGACCCCGCCGGAGACGTCCGCGGCTCCGGCCCGCGGCAACAAATCCGGCCACTTCAAGAACGTCGCTCCGATGCGAAGCGGTAGCTTGCCGAAACCGCCTCCCATGGTCGTGGCCGCGCGCTCGAACCCGATCGAATAGCGCTGCAGCGCCCGGAAGTCCACGAGATCGCTCTTCAACGACTCGTCGTTCCAATTCTGGCGCCGGTACTGCCCCACGACGCGGCCGCGGTCCCCCAAGGCTACGCTGAATCCGGCCACGTAGCCGTCCGGAATCTGGAGCGTTCGGCCCGTCGTCTTGACCTCCGATCCGGTCGTGCGCTGGCGGTACGTCAACGGAAGCCGCCGCGCGGTCTCATAGACGGCGCCCAGCGCGAATCGCTCGCGGGCGTACTGGAGTCCGAGCCGCCAGCGACCGAAGCGATCCCAATCCGCTTCCAGCGTGTCGCGAGCCTGCGCGAGCGTGGGGCCGGAGAAGTCACGGCGCCACTCCTCGCGATAGCTTCCGCCGACGACGTCGAAATCGACGCCCGCCCGAATTGCGCCCGTTATCGGCCGCGCGAGGGTCACCCGCGCGAAATTGATTCCGCCGGTCCCCTCGATGCGAAGGCGCGATACGGCGCCGGTGGTCTCCGCCCGGTCGACCTGGAACTGTCCGTCGGTGCCGGCGAGGTAGCTTCCACCCAGAACGGTCCCTCCCGGAAGGCGGACGACGAGGCGGATGGAGGGAAACGCGGCCTCATAGGCCGACTCGCTGCCAAAGTCGGTGGTCGAGACGCTCCGCCGCGTCGACAGCATGGTGGCTTCGATCGAAAGGTAGCGAGCCTCCGCGATCGACGCCGGATTGACCATCGAGAAGGCACTCGGACCGTGCTCCGCCGCCCCGGCGCCGCCGAGAGCGCGCAGCCGCGCGTTCTCCTCGAGCGAGGGCTCACCGAGCCCCCCGGCGGAGAAGACCGAATTCGCGCGCGCCGGGGGAGCGCCCGACGCGAGCGCCGACGCGAGGGCGAGGACCGCGAGCGGGAGCACCCGCGTTGAAATTCGGCGGCGCGCGATCAGAACCGACCCGGGGGAGGCGTGGTGGTGCTGAAGCGAAGAACCGGAGGCCGCGTCGACTCCCGCGATCCGATCAGGAACGAAGGGCTTTCTCCCGGCGTCTGCGCAATCCTGAACACGTCGATCGAGGGGCGAACCGTCACGTCCCGGATCCGGATCAAGACCCCTTGGTTGGTCGTCGAATCGGCGCCCCATTCCCGGGTCAACACGCGCGGCAAGGGAATCGAGAGCGCGGTGTCCTGCGCCGTGAGGAACTGCGGCAGGATCAGGTGCGAGACGGGGCTCGCGTCGGTCGTGAGCGCGGCTTGGTCGGTGACCCCTTCCGTCCAGGGCGCGCGGATTCGATAGATGTCGACCGAGAGGATCGCGGTGTCGGGCATGGCGACGCCGTTGATCGCCGGAGCCGTCCCGGTCACCGGGAGCAGGAATCGAAGCTCGTTGACCGAGCTTCCGTCCGTGATCGTGGGCACGGGCGCGCGGAGCGCGAGGCCACACTCGAATTCGCCGCCGAAGATCATCGCGGTCTCGGTGCCCGTCGGGGGCGGGTTCATGGGGCCATGGACGTAGGCGCTCAGTGACATGTGCGTGTCGATGCTGTCGGTCTCGGTGCTGTCCGTACCCGTGTACTGGTAGAAGATGCGAAAGACCGCGCCGCTCGGGTCGAAGCTACCCACGCTGCCGCTCGACGATCGAGCGAGCGCGAAGCCGGGGGCGAGCGAGGGATCGGCCGCCCACGACTGAACCTCGCTGAACCCGCTCGGGCCCAGATTGACCCGCAGCGCGCCGACGAAGTCGAAGTTCGTGGAGCCGAGGGAGGCGCCGAGGACGGGCCCGGGCCAGGCGACGCTGGAATCCCACGCCACCGAAGTGAGCGAGAGACCCGCGGAGATCGAGCCCGTGCCTCCCCCAAGAATTTGGCGCTGTGGGAGCACGAAGTGGACCGCGATCGGCGTGAACCCGGTCAGGGTCAGCGCCGGGAGCCTCCACGTCGAGACCTTGAAGAGCGCGAGGGCGTCGAACGATCCGGACTGGCCGAGCAGGAGGGCCGGTCCGAAGTTCGCGGTATTTCGCGGCAGGTGCGAGTCGCGGTCCGTAAAGCCCACGACGCTGACGGTGGTGCCCAGACCTCCCGGACCACGGATCAGCCGCTCGTTCCCCACGATGCGGTCGACTCTGTTCGAGCAGCCGCAAAGGAGTATCGAGGCGGGGAGGATGAGGGCGGCCATGAGGAGACGGGTCGGTCGCACGGGCGGAATGATAATTCCTTGTGGTTTCGAACGCTACCGGGAAGGTCCATCTCCAAAAACCATGCTGCGCCGCTCCAGTTCCACTCGCCCGGTGCCGATACTCTGTCCGACTCATCGTCCGTCGCCACAGAGGGTAACGCGGTGCGAATCCCGAAACGCAGCGCCCATGCTCGAAGCCCCGCGCCCGCAACTCCGGGCATGCCCAGCCGCACCGCGCAGATTCGAAGCGCGGCGATCGGGGACGCGAGCGTGGCGCTTCTCCTTTGCGCTTGCGCCGTAACCGCGACGTGGAGCCTGGGCGCGCCGTGGATCGGGTTCCTGGCGGCGCCGGTGCTCGCCGCCCTGGCCTTGACGCGCTACCGCGGCCGCCGGGCGGAAATCGAGCGGATTCACGCGCTCCAGGCGCAGCTCAGCATCTATCGGGTCGCCGAGATGATGTCCCGGGCCGACACCGAGGAGGAGCTGATCCGCCAGGGACTCGACGAGATCGCGAAAGGAACCGGGCTCCCGCACTGGGCGATCTACCTCCACCGCGCGGGACGGGGTGAGTTCGCGGTCGCGGCGACGCGAGGGCTGCCGGAAGGGTCCGAGGCGGAGCTTCTTCCGGACGCGGTCGGCCCCGACGCCCGCTCACCCGCGAGCCGGGCGGCCTGGCTCGGTGAAATGCAGATCGTGCGGGATCCCGACGCCGTACCGGAGTGGCGATTCCCCACGATGACGAACGGCCTTGGCCCTCGGCCGGTCGTGGTTTCGATTCCGCTCGCCGACCAGGGCGACCTTCCGGCCGTGCTCCAGTGCTTCCTACCGAGCGGGAGCGCGCTCGATTCCGAGCGCGGCGCGCTTCTTCGCTGGATCGGCGCGCAGTTCCTCACAGGATTGAAGCGGCTTCGACTCGAGCACCGCGATCAGCTCCTCGCCTCCTACATGATGAGCACGGGCGAGATCCTCCTCGGGCTCGATCTCCTGGGCGAGATCACGCACGCGAACGCCGCCGCCGAGCGCGCGCTCGGCGCCGCCTCCGGGGCTCTCGTCGGAACCCGGCTCGACCAGCTCGCGGTCCTGACGAGTCCCGAGACGAGCGGCGCCACGCTCTTCGATTTGGCCCGGTCGGCGGGCGAGTTCTCGGGCGTGGTCTGGCTCCTCCGCACGGACGGAACCCGCTTCCCCGCCGAGGTACGTCTCTCGGCCGCGTTCGACCGGCGAAACGCGCTCAAGGCGATGGTCCTCGTGGGGCGGGACGTCACCGATCGGCACGAGCAGGAACGCGAGCTTCGCGGCCGCACGGAGGAGCTCGCGCTCGTGAACCGGAAGCTCCAAGGGGTCAATCGGGAGCTGGAGGAGGCGCAACAGCTGCAGAACGACTACCTCGCGAACACCTCGCACGAGCTCCGCACTCCTCTGAACGCGGTGATCGGATTCGCGACGCTCCTGGAGCAGGGCGTACACAAGACCCCGGAGGAAGGTCGTGAGTTCGCGCGCTCGATTCGGGAAGCGGCCGAGCACCTCCTCGGGGTCATCAACGACCTCCTCGATCTGGCCAAGGTCGCGGCCGGACGCTTCGAGCTTCGGCTGATCGCCGGGGACCTCCGTCCGGCTGTTCAGTCCGCGCTGGAGGCCGTTCGGCCCCTGGCGGCGCAAAAGGGGCTCAACCTCTTGGTGGACATTCCCATAGAGCCCCTCGACGTGACCCTGGACCCTGCCCGGTTGCGCCAAGTATTGCTGAACTTGCTTGGGAACGCGGTCAAGTTTACCGAAAAGGGAGAGGTGAGGATCCGGGCCTGGCGCGATGAGGCAACCGAAGAGGCGCGCGTCCTGATCGAGGATACCGGGATCGGAATCGCTCCCGAGCACCGGTCGAGGCTCTTCAGGAAATTCAGCCAAGTCGACTCGTCGTACAGGCGACGGCACTCCGGCACCGGTCTCGGACTCGTGATCACGCAGGCACTGCTGAAGAATATGGGCGGCACGATCAGCGTGGAGAGCGAGGGAATAGACCAAGGGACGCGGGTGACACTGGCCTTTCCGGCCCTGATCGGTTCCCGCGATGAAGTTCCATGAGGAGCCTATGGCGACACGCATCCTGGTAGTGGAAGACGATCCGATGAACGCGAAGCTCTTCCAGCTCATCCTCACCCGGGCGGCGCAGTTCGAGGTGGAGGTGACGGAGGATCCCGCGCACGTCGTCGCCCAAGCGCGGTCGGGAGGGGCGGACCTGATCATCATGGACGTGTCGCTCTCGAACAGCCTCTGGGACGGGGTTCCCGTCGACGGTCTGGAGATCTGCAGGCGGCTGAAGAGCGATCCCGAGACGAAGCGCGTGCCAATCTTGTTGGCGACCGCGCACGCCATGAAGGGCTCGCGGGAACGATTTCTTAAAGATTCCGGAGCCGATGACTACATTTCCAAACCGATCGTGAGCGCCGACGAGCTGATCAGCCGGATCCGCGCGCTGCTCGAGAAGGGGGCAAATGCCACACCACCTGCTCCTCGTTGACGACGAGGCTCATAATCGGAAGCTCCTGCGCATGGTCCTGCGTCAGGGCGAATACGAATTTCTCGAGGCCGAGAACGGAAATCAGGCGCTCGAGATTCTCGAGAAGCAGAAGATCGATCTCATCCTCCTCGACCTGATGATGCCGTCGCCGAACGGGTTCGATGTCCTCCTGGCGGTCAAGAAGAACGATCGGCTTCGGGACATTCCCGTGCTCGTGGCCAGCGCGTCGACCGCGCCCGACGACATCGAGCGGAGCCTGACGCTCGGAGCGGCGGACTACTTCATGAAGCCGCTCACCGAGTGGGACATTCGCTTCCAGCTCCCGATCAAGGTTCGGAACGCGCTCGCCGTCAATCAGGCCTCCGAGGAGCGTCTCCGCGCGGAGCGGATGAAGGCGGTCTCGGCCATGGCGGTCGCCTTGAACCACGAGATCAACAATCCCCTGCAAGTGATCCAGGGCAACGCCCAGCTCCTATTCGTCCACCCCGGCCTGCCGCCCGAGACCCGGGACAAAGTCGCTCGCATCCGGGCGGCGACGGAGACGATCGCTGGGCTCACGCACCGGATCGCGGCGCTCCGCGACATCGTGACGGTCGAATATCCAGCCGGGAACAAGACGACGGTTCCGATGGTCAACTTCAAGGCGTCGCCCGATGGCGGGGCGGCGAAAGGGCAGGAGGCGGGGAAGGGCCAAGCAGGGATCGGCGGCGGGCCGGCCAAGGGTGCGCCCGAGGCGAAGGGCCCCGAGACGAATCCGGCCGTCAAATCCCCAGAGTCGGGTAGATCCAGTCCAGAATGAGGAAGTTCAGCCGCCCGATGAGGAGCGCCACGCGCCCCATCACCGTGAACCCGAACGCGGCGCCGAAGGAGATCATGAGGAACCAGATTCCGAGACGCGAGATTCGCCTCGTGATCGGTCCCTGCTCCCTCGAGAAGAAGAAGTAGACCAGGACGCTGAAGACCCCCAAAACGTAGACGAGCGAGAAGAACGTCGCCCGGTCGAGGCTCGAGAGGGGCAGGATGGCTCGGGCTAGCTGCGGCAGCACCTCCCCGTGGATCTTCCTCGTGAAATCCAGCCCGATGTAGTACGCCACGTAGATCGCGAGCGCGTACCGCGAGACCCACCCGATCTTCGGCGCGTACCTCATGTAGAGGAGGACGCCCAGCAGCCCGGGAACCACCAGGTCCCAGTTCTGGCCGAAATCCTCCCGCATCGGCGCGAAGAGGTTTGGCAGAAGCGTTTGGTTCAGAACGATCCCGACGTAGTAGCCGAGCGAGACGCCGGCGAAGAGGCTCTCCGCGAAACGGAAGAAGGGGTTGTCCTTGTAGAGGAACGTGAGGCACGCGATCGTCAGGAACGCCGCGATCCAGACGCCGATCTCGGGAGGGTGCATTCCGCTCACGCCCTCGCTTTCGCGCTCGCCCTGCGCTGCCGGAAATAGGCGACGTTGCCGAGGAGCAGGAGAAGAAGGATGACCGTGTGGAGCACGGTCTGCCCGTCCATCCCCTTGGTCGCCGTGAAGGCGCGCGTGGTCGTGTAGAACGTCGCCAGCTGGGGGTATCGGGCCCGAAGGAGGCTCTCGTACTCGGCCGCACCCTTCATCCCGCCCACCATGCCGACGAGCTGCCCCGAGTTGAGGTAGGCATAGTACTTGGGGGCGCCCACCGCCGTCGGCCCGATGATGACGGGTATCCCCACCTGGGGATGGACCTGCGTGATCCACCACTCCCCGATAATCCCGGTCGCGGCCGTGAAGACGACCTTCACCTGCCGGAGGTCGTGGACCCCCTTCATGAGCGGAATCTCGGAGATGGGCTTGCCGTGGACATCGGTCGGAAAGGCCCCGGCGATGTCCTCGCCCATGTGGCGCATCACGGCAGCGGCCCCGTCCTTGTATCCCAAGTTGACGTAGTCGACGCCGTCCCGAAGGTTCGGGAGCTCCTCCGTGATCTTCGCGACCACGTTGTTGGCGAGCCCAAGGCCGCCGAGCGGATAGAGCGCGCAGACGATGAAGCGGAGCTTCTTCAGAGCGCACTGGCGCATGACCGCCTCGGCCATCGGATCGTTCTCGGGCGCGGAAGACGGACCGTAGTCGAAGGAGATCAGGACGACGTCGCCTTCGTGGAGCGCCTCGATGAATTCGAACGCCGCCCGCGTCGGGCCGGTCGTGGTCACGGGGAGCCCGATCGGGATCACGATCGGCGTCGCGACGCTCAGCAGCACGATGAGGAAGATCCACCGCCGGTCGAGGTTGACGATCCGATCGAAGAATCCCGCCACCCTAGTCCCCCTTCCCCAGGCCCAGGTAGCCGCGCTCGATGCCGAGGATGACGCGGAGCGCCATCGATGCGGCGCCCAGGGCCGCGCCGATGATGATCCCCGACTGCGCGGCGCCGTTCGGCGTCTGCATGAT
This genomic interval carries:
- a CDS encoding response regulator; translated protein: MPHHLLLVDDEAHNRKLLRMVLRQGEYEFLEAENGNQALEILEKQKIDLILLDLMMPSPNGFDVLLAVKKNDRLRDIPVLVASASTAPDDIERSLTLGAADYFMKPLTEWDIRFQLPIKVRNALAVNQASEERLRAERMKAVSAMAVALNHEINNPLQVIQGNAQLLFVHPGLPPETRDKVARIRAATETIAGLTHRIAALRDIVTVEYPAGNKTTVPMVNFKASPDGGAAKGQEAGKGQAGIGGGPAKGAPEAKGPETNPAVKSPESGRSSPE
- a CDS encoding response regulator, which encodes MATRILVVEDDPMNAKLFQLILTRAAQFEVEVTEDPAHVVAQARSGGADLIIMDVSLSNSLWDGVPVDGLEICRRLKSDPETKRVPILLATAHAMKGSRERFLKDSGADDYISKPIVSADELISRIRALLEKGANATPPAPR
- a CDS encoding PAS domain-containing protein, producing the protein MPSRTAQIRSAAIGDASVALLLCACAVTATWSLGAPWIGFLAAPVLAALALTRYRGRRAEIERIHALQAQLSIYRVAEMMSRADTEEELIRQGLDEIAKGTGLPHWAIYLHRAGRGEFAVAATRGLPEGSEAELLPDAVGPDARSPASRAAWLGEMQIVRDPDAVPEWRFPTMTNGLGPRPVVVSIPLADQGDLPAVLQCFLPSGSALDSERGALLRWIGAQFLTGLKRLRLEHRDQLLASYMMSTGEILLGLDLLGEITHANAAAERALGAASGALVGTRLDQLAVLTSPETSGATLFDLARSAGEFSGVVWLLRTDGTRFPAEVRLSAAFDRRNALKAMVLVGRDVTDRHEQERELRGRTEELALVNRKLQGVNRELEEAQQLQNDYLANTSHELRTPLNAVIGFATLLEQGVHKTPEEGREFARSIREAAEHLLGVINDLLDLAKVAAGRFELRLIAGDLRPAVQSALEAVRPLAAQKGLNLLVDIPIEPLDVTLDPARLRQVLLNLLGNAVKFTEKGEVRIRAWRDEATEEARVLIEDTGIGIAPEHRSRLFRKFSQVDSSYRRRHSGTGLGLVITQALLKNMGGTISVESEGIDQGTRVTLAFPALIGSRDEVP